A genomic window from uncultured Fibrobacter sp. includes:
- a CDS encoding histidine phosphatase family protein, translating into MNDFIKAADFFASLLSDERVFLLVRHGERNHITPNDPDFGAHVGLTERGREQALSLGKCIPAEGDICFYSSPVGRCMETASCIAKGRGVENPHIEKLDCLAEYFVQDYDEYTKVLRAGFYEGICEWLKNEAAGNPRGEKEAFAPLPARSEEMLSMMLEKGNCRFNIFATHDAWVVPSLTHFCKMTFTPQRWMNYLTGMAVVTDAQKNVKRIEPVTGLDTGWLSF; encoded by the coding sequence ATGAATGATTTTATAAAAGCCGCAGATTTCTTTGCATCTCTTTTGTCTGACGAACGCGTGTTCCTGTTGGTGCGTCACGGTGAACGCAACCATATTACTCCCAACGATCCTGACTTCGGTGCGCATGTAGGTCTTACGGAGCGCGGGCGCGAGCAGGCTCTGTCGCTGGGTAAGTGCATTCCTGCCGAAGGCGATATCTGCTTTTATTCAAGCCCGGTAGGGCGTTGCATGGAGACTGCTTCTTGTATCGCGAAAGGTCGCGGCGTTGAAAATCCGCATATCGAAAAGCTCGATTGCTTGGCAGAATACTTTGTTCAAGATTACGATGAATACACCAAGGTGTTGCGCGCCGGATTTTACGAAGGCATTTGCGAATGGTTAAAGAATGAGGCTGCAGGTAACCCGCGTGGTGAAAAAGAAGCTTTTGCTCCGCTGCCTGCACGTTCCGAAGAAATGCTTTCGATGATGCTTGAAAAGGGAAATTGTCGCTTCAACATTTTTGCGACGCATGATGCTTGGGTGGTTCCGAGCCTCACGCACTTTTGCAAGATGACCTTTACGCCGCAACGCTGGATGAATTATCTGACGGGAATGGCCGTGGTTACCGATGCGCAGAAGAATGTGAAGCGGATTGAGCCCGTGACAGGCCTTGATACAGGCTGGTTATCGTTTTAA
- a CDS encoding DEAD/DEAH box helicase family protein, which yields MLTQNNYLPIYRSLTNDLDRDFFIPCYRESVFLERGVGFFSLGSLILDIEGIISFLENGGKIHLVCNPRLSEEDINIIIAGQKLDKECITRSLLRELSEGDHFSESELAALDIICNMIYEKNLIIKIAYMPDGLYHEKIGIFSDEDGNKIYFSGSANETVNAKLRNAECIGVALSWNGGSKMIELQQDYFNKLWNNCFGEKIQVMDFPEAVEKQIFEKYRKSASLEQAIESFQKSKKEQSRHSKKIRPYQEQAINEFVNNEYAHFYEMATGTGKTFTAVKTVERAIKDKGPLFVVVCVPQTDLQPQWKAAFDECGFEDIYYLGGLAAGKSDENYDDASILFYGERKTVICIAVYDTFFAKFASQCKDIDNLFFIVDEAHNLTPAYLKSVPKDPLCRLGLSATLERFEKFQADGIKSFFTKDKNETFIYSIEEAIDAGYLSHYRYHPIIVYLSDEETNRYKVKSKALALEMNQENRDEDKISRLRTERSLIIKQASGKLLKLESMNGDYPFRNSVIYCGQGKAEEESIIDRVTQIIHNMKMRVSQFTSKTVDRTRVLEKFSQGYFDVLVAIKCFDEGVDVPKLDKIYILSSDSSLRQTVQRRGRVLRLCAESGKSEANIYDMIVLPTLQNYGVGCRSIIASEMARFCEYSRLSENLEDNKRIVENIMKKYNLTMEDLSNEE from the coding sequence ATGCTTACGCAAAACAATTATTTGCCTATATACAGAAGTCTGACAAATGATTTGGACAGGGATTTTTTTATTCCTTGTTATCGAGAGAGCGTCTTTCTTGAAAGAGGGGTTGGCTTTTTCTCGTTAGGTTCCTTAATTCTTGATATTGAAGGCATTATATCATTTTTAGAGAATGGTGGAAAAATACACCTAGTATGCAATCCGCGCTTGTCTGAGGAAGATATTAACATAATTATTGCAGGACAAAAACTCGATAAAGAATGCATAACAAGATCCTTGCTGCGCGAATTAAGCGAAGGGGACCATTTTTCAGAATCAGAACTCGCTGCTCTTGATATTATATGCAATATGATTTATGAAAAAAATCTTATAATAAAGATTGCATATATGCCAGACGGTTTGTATCACGAAAAAATAGGAATCTTTTCGGATGAAGATGGCAATAAGATTTATTTTTCGGGTTCTGCAAATGAGACTGTAAATGCAAAGTTGCGCAATGCAGAATGTATCGGTGTCGCGTTATCGTGGAATGGTGGAAGTAAAATGATCGAACTCCAACAAGATTATTTTAATAAACTTTGGAATAATTGCTTTGGAGAAAAAATACAGGTAATGGATTTCCCGGAAGCAGTAGAAAAACAGATTTTTGAGAAATATCGTAAAAGCGCATCTCTTGAACAGGCGATAGAGTCTTTTCAAAAAAGCAAAAAAGAGCAATCAAGGCATTCAAAAAAAATACGTCCTTATCAGGAACAAGCGATAAATGAATTCGTAAACAATGAATACGCCCATTTTTATGAAATGGCTACAGGAACGGGAAAAACATTTACCGCTGTGAAAACCGTTGAACGAGCAATAAAGGATAAAGGTCCCCTTTTTGTTGTTGTATGTGTCCCGCAAACAGATCTGCAACCTCAATGGAAAGCGGCCTTTGATGAATGCGGTTTCGAAGATATATATTATCTTGGAGGGCTTGCAGCTGGAAAAAGTGACGAAAACTATGATGATGCGTCCATTCTATTTTACGGAGAACGTAAAACAGTTATTTGCATCGCTGTTTATGACACATTTTTTGCAAAGTTTGCCAGCCAATGCAAAGATATTGACAATTTGTTCTTTATTGTTGATGAAGCCCATAATCTTACCCCAGCATATTTAAAGTCGGTTCCCAAAGATCCTCTTTGTCGTCTTGGATTGAGTGCTACGCTTGAACGTTTTGAAAAGTTTCAAGCTGATGGAATTAAGAGCTTTTTTACCAAGGATAAGAACGAAACATTTATCTACAGCATAGAAGAAGCGATTGATGCTGGTTACTTGTCCCATTACAGATATCACCCTATTATCGTATATCTCAGTGATGAGGAAACAAATAGGTATAAGGTGAAATCTAAAGCCTTGGCTCTTGAAATGAATCAAGAGAATCGTGATGAAGATAAAATTTCTCGATTAAGAACGGAACGCAGTTTAATCATTAAACAGGCATCGGGAAAATTGCTCAAATTGGAAAGTATGAATGGTGATTATCCATTTCGTAATTCTGTTATTTATTGTGGTCAGGGAAAAGCGGAAGAAGAATCTATTATTGATCGGGTAACTCAAATCATTCACAATATGAAGATGCGAGTGTCGCAGTTTACGAGTAAAACCGTAGATAGAACAAGGGTCTTGGAAAAGTTTTCTCAAGGTTATTTTGATGTCCTTGTGGCGATTAAATGTTTTGATGAAGGTGTTGATGTTCCGAAATTGGATAAAATATACATCTTGTCCAGTGATAGTTCTTTACGTCAAACAGTCCAGCGTCGTGGGCGAGTATTGAGGCTATGTGCTGAAAGCGGCAAAAGCGAAGCGAACATTTATGACATGATCGTACTTCCTACTCTCCAAAACTATGGTGTGGGTTGCCGCTCTATAATTGCATCGGAAATGGCTCGTTTCTGTGAATATAGCCGTTTATCTGAAAATCTTGAAGATAACAAAAGGATTGTTGAAAACATTATGAAAAAATATAATTTGACTATGGAGGATTTATCTAATGAAGAATAA
- a CDS encoding metallophosphoesterase has product MTYYFISDLHLDFYVSPVFRTIDILRMEFEDFFERNFLPADACCIAGDIANDYFNYMEFLKFIAEKYKSVYVCLGNHDIITERIGKFGSDRDFLTSESKIKYFLDETKKIPNLQLLENRIADDVAGCMGMCDFKFKHTPSASEMVNKILWATRWFDGRHWNYKLNDADKLWRHYDSVFRKLTAQRPKIIMSHFLPLEFDMPERYKQDPCSNFFYFHGAKYLEKMDDGSIWQAGHTHTAIKREFTDKLGKKHLLLCNPVGYPEENPYAEYGLKREDFLVEVE; this is encoded by the coding sequence ATGACTTACTATTTTATCAGCGATCTACATCTCGATTTCTATGTGTCGCCAGTGTTTCGCACAATCGACATACTGCGTATGGAATTTGAAGACTTCTTTGAACGAAATTTCTTGCCTGCGGATGCGTGCTGCATCGCGGGCGATATCGCAAATGACTACTTCAATTATATGGAGTTCCTGAAGTTCATTGCCGAGAAATACAAAAGTGTTTATGTTTGCCTGGGAAACCACGACATCATCACCGAACGCATTGGAAAATTCGGCTCCGACAGGGATTTTCTCACCTCCGAGAGCAAGATAAAATACTTTCTTGACGAAACCAAAAAGATTCCGAATCTGCAACTGCTTGAAAACCGCATCGCAGACGATGTCGCCGGCTGCATGGGCATGTGCGATTTCAAGTTCAAACATACGCCTTCGGCTTCCGAGATGGTGAACAAAATCCTTTGGGCGACGCGCTGGTTCGATGGTCGGCACTGGAATTACAAACTGAACGACGCCGACAAACTCTGGCGACACTACGATAGCGTATTCCGCAAACTTACCGCACAACGCCCTAAAATCATAATGTCACATTTTCTGCCGTTGGAATTCGACATGCCTGAGCGCTACAAACAAGATCCCTGCTCAAACTTCTTCTACTTCCACGGAGCAAAATACCTCGAAAAGATGGATGACGGAAGTATCTGGCAAGCAGGTCATACACACACCGCCATCAAGCGCGAATTCACCGATAAACTCGGCAAAAAACACCTGCTACTTTGCAATCCCGTTGGTTACCCCGAAGAAAATCCATACGCAGAATATGGACTAAAGCGAGAAGACTTTTTAGTGGAAGTAGAGTAA
- a CDS encoding PLP-dependent cysteine synthase family protein: MHYYESMQSLIGKTPLVKLTHVGLPEGVNLFAKLELWNPSGSVKDRTGLYMVNDAIEKGLLKPGGTIVEATAGNTGLGIAFAALNRGIRVIFVVPTKFSQEKQTLMRALGAELINTPREDGMLGAEKKAEELLTQIPGSVSLRQFRNMANPLAHYETTGPEIYEDLDGQIDYVVAGAGSGGTFSGILKALKEKNPNIKGVLADPIGSTMGGGEHGDYNIEGIGNDFIADTMDMSLVDQVIKINDDDAFGGARELAKKEGIFAGSSSGAAFTAAKKLIASGARGNIVFVAPDRGDRYFSKGLYE; this comes from the coding sequence ATGCATTACTATGAATCGATGCAATCTTTAATCGGGAAGACTCCGCTTGTAAAGCTTACGCACGTGGGACTCCCCGAAGGTGTAAACCTGTTTGCCAAACTCGAGCTTTGGAACCCTTCGGGTAGCGTGAAGGACCGCACCGGTCTTTACATGGTGAACGACGCGATTGAAAAGGGGCTCCTGAAACCGGGCGGAACCATTGTCGAAGCCACCGCAGGCAACACCGGCCTCGGCATCGCTTTTGCAGCCCTCAACCGTGGCATCCGCGTGATATTCGTGGTGCCCACCAAGTTCTCGCAAGAAAAGCAGACGCTCATGCGCGCCCTCGGCGCAGAACTCATCAACACCCCGCGTGAAGACGGCATGCTCGGCGCCGAAAAGAAGGCCGAAGAACTCCTGACGCAAATTCCGGGCTCCGTATCGCTCAGGCAGTTCCGCAACATGGCCAACCCGCTCGCCCATTACGAAACCACCGGCCCCGAAATCTACGAAGATTTAGACGGACAAATCGACTACGTGGTCGCAGGCGCAGGCAGTGGCGGCACCTTTAGCGGAATTCTCAAGGCGCTCAAGGAAAAGAACCCGAACATCAAGGGTGTGCTCGCAGACCCCATCGGCTCTACCATGGGCGGCGGCGAACACGGCGACTACAACATCGAAGGAATCGGCAACGACTTTATCGCCGACACCATGGACATGTCGCTCGTGGACCAGGTCATCAAAATCAACGATGACGACGCCTTTGGTGGCGCTCGCGAACTCGCCAAGAAAGAAGGAATCTTCGCAGGCTCCTCTTCAGGTGCCGCATTCACCGCAGCCAAGAAACTCATCGCCTCGGGCGCACGCGGAAACATTGTGTTCGTGGCCCCCGACCGTGGTGACCGTTACTTCAGCAAAGGATTGTACGAGTAA
- a CDS encoding phosphatase PAP2 family protein, giving the protein MFKKIAEFDNRVSVYWTNRHFSPKVNKFLKFYVRLGDGYIWGVFALLLFLHIGWSAFWPILAQALVAVGVALALYEGVKLSTKRPRPFAANPQIKAEVPPLDKYSFPSGHTMNNLAVASAVFYAVPQYGWIMMLLPLTWGLLRVYFGVHWLTDIVCGFLLGILSFAIAHAIWIPISGMLGI; this is encoded by the coding sequence ATGTTCAAGAAAATTGCAGAGTTTGACAACCGGGTTTCGGTCTATTGGACGAATCGGCATTTTTCGCCGAAGGTGAACAAGTTCCTCAAGTTTTACGTGCGCCTGGGCGACGGATACATTTGGGGCGTTTTTGCGTTGTTGCTTTTTTTGCATATTGGCTGGTCTGCGTTCTGGCCGATTTTGGCGCAGGCTTTGGTAGCGGTGGGAGTGGCGCTCGCCTTGTACGAGGGCGTTAAGCTTTCGACCAAGCGCCCGAGGCCCTTTGCTGCCAATCCGCAAATCAAGGCGGAAGTCCCGCCGCTCGACAAGTACAGCTTTCCATCGGGACATACGATGAACAACCTGGCGGTGGCATCGGCGGTGTTCTATGCGGTACCGCAGTATGGCTGGATCATGATGCTCTTGCCGCTTACATGGGGACTTTTGCGCGTGTACTTTGGTGTGCATTGGCTGACGGATATTGTTTGTGGATTCTTGCTCGGCATTTTGAGTTTTGCGATTGCGCATGCGATCTGGATCCCCATTTCTGGAATGCTTGGGATTTAA
- a CDS encoding PLP-dependent aspartate aminotransferase family protein, protein MSTSKYIETKLIHGGIDGDKVTGAVNVPIYQTSTYKQAGLGENTGWEYSRTGNPTRAALEALIADLEGGVAGFAFGSGMAATSTVLSLFKQGDRIIISSNVYGGTFRVLDKVFKNLGITYSIEDTTDLATLDTKVTPDVKAFFIESPANPLLTVTDLAGVAAIAKKHGILTIVDNTFMTPYLQRPLELGADIVVHSATKYLGGHSDVVAGLAVTNNKEIAEKLAFNQNAVGAVLGPFDSFLLIRGIKTLGVRLDCHTENAERIARYLEQHEAVKRVYYPGLPTAQGYEINKKQAKNGGAMISFELYENYDIKKFFKALQLISLAESLGGVESLVCHPATMTHASIPKEIREKVGITDGLIRLSVGIEKVDDIILDLNAGINATKEA, encoded by the coding sequence ATGTCAACTTCTAAATATATCGAAACGAAACTCATCCATGGCGGCATCGATGGCGACAAGGTCACGGGAGCTGTCAACGTTCCTATCTACCAGACTTCTACCTATAAGCAGGCGGGCCTCGGTGAAAATACCGGTTGGGAATATTCCCGCACGGGTAACCCCACGCGTGCAGCGCTCGAAGCGTTGATTGCCGACCTCGAAGGCGGTGTGGCGGGCTTTGCTTTTGGTAGCGGCATGGCTGCAACTTCTACGGTGCTTTCGCTTTTTAAGCAGGGTGACCGCATCATTATCTCTAGCAACGTTTATGGCGGAACCTTCCGCGTTCTGGACAAAGTTTTCAAGAACCTCGGCATTACCTATTCTATCGAAGATACGACCGATTTGGCAACGCTCGATACCAAGGTGACGCCCGATGTGAAGGCCTTCTTTATCGAAAGCCCGGCAAACCCGCTCCTGACCGTGACGGACTTGGCTGGCGTCGCTGCCATCGCCAAGAAGCATGGAATTCTGACCATTGTCGATAACACCTTCATGACTCCTTATTTGCAGCGTCCGCTGGAACTTGGCGCCGACATCGTGGTGCATTCTGCAACCAAGTATTTGGGCGGCCATAGCGATGTGGTGGCTGGCCTTGCAGTGACCAACAATAAAGAAATCGCAGAAAAGCTCGCGTTCAACCAGAATGCCGTGGGCGCCGTGCTCGGCCCCTTCGATTCCTTCCTCTTGATTCGCGGCATCAAGACGCTTGGCGTGCGCCTCGATTGCCATACCGAAAATGCGGAACGCATTGCCCGCTACTTGGAACAGCACGAAGCCGTGAAGCGTGTTTATTATCCGGGACTCCCGACTGCTCAGGGTTACGAAATCAACAAGAAGCAGGCCAAGAACGGCGGCGCCATGATTTCGTTCGAACTTTACGAAAACTATGACATCAAGAAATTCTTCAAGGCCCTGCAGCTGATTTCTCTCGCCGAAAGTTTGGGCGGTGTTGAAAGCCTCGTATGCCATCCGGCTACCATGACCCATGCCTCTATTCCGAAGGAAATTCGCGAGAAGGTGGGCATTACCGATGGACTGATTCGTTTGTCTGTAGGTATCGAAAAAGTCGATGACATTATCTTGGATTTGAACGCCGGCATCAACGCCACGAAGGAAGCATAA
- a CDS encoding AAA family ATPase yields the protein MKLCSIKYSNYRCFRDLTIDFKTNGSKNITLIVAPNGGGKTEMLFSFWWVLYGFDFNKLKGKESTAYALNSALYHELNNTDQEKKESCFVELSFEADGIEYTIKRTEEYSKKIKQGISVTQSVVLSYIKENGEDALPIENADEVKLFLNKIIPQKILSGIIFDGERMKQLSSVDEDSKNAVVK from the coding sequence ATGAAACTGTGTAGCATTAAATATTCTAACTATCGCTGTTTTCGCGATCTCACGATAGATTTTAAGACTAATGGTTCGAAAAATATAACCCTCATTGTTGCGCCCAATGGTGGCGGAAAAACCGAAATGCTTTTCTCTTTCTGGTGGGTTCTCTATGGATTCGATTTTAATAAGTTGAAGGGAAAAGAGAGTACGGCATATGCGCTTAATTCCGCATTATATCATGAATTGAATAATACAGATCAAGAGAAAAAAGAGAGTTGTTTTGTTGAACTCTCTTTTGAGGCAGATGGTATTGAATATACAATTAAGAGAACGGAAGAGTATTCAAAAAAAATAAAACAGGGTATAAGTGTCACGCAGTCTGTTGTTCTTTCTTATATCAAAGAAAATGGCGAAGATGCTCTTCCTATTGAGAATGCTGATGAAGTAAAACTTTTTCTTAATAAAATTATCCCTCAGAAGATTTTGTCGGGTATTATATTCGATGGTGAACGAATGAAACAGTTGAGTTCCGTAGATGAAGATTCTAAAAATGCTGTTGTGAAGTGA